A window of the Brassica napus cultivar Da-Ae chromosome C5, Da-Ae, whole genome shotgun sequence genome harbors these coding sequences:
- the BNAC05G37300D gene encoding uncharacterized protein BNAC05G37300D: MFQKTNSFFHRTLHSLKSIILRAGKKLSKPKTHFSCTFCRSNSLDGDDFYASFLNIWESDLENSIGGGGPLKLEQKTQEHVQDHQEKKTEACSSRLSRDCDTMEKKIKEMYVIETGDIEQALDVEEALHYYSRLRSPVYLNIVDKFLNDLYA, translated from the coding sequence ATGTTTCAGAAAACAAACAGTTTCTTCCACAGAACACTACACAGTCTCAAGTCAATCATTCTTAGAGCAGGTAAGAAGCTCTCTAAACCAAAAACACACTTCTCATGCACATTTTGTAGATCAAATTCTCTCGATGGCGACGATTTCTACGCAAGTTTCCTCAACATTTGGGAGTCTGATCTCGAAAATAGCATTGGAGGAGGAGGTCCATTAAAACTGGAGCAAAAGACTCAAGAGCATGTACAAGATCAccaagagaagaaaacagaagCTTGCTCTTCTCGTTTATCAAGAGACTGCGATACAATGGAGAAGAAGATCAAAGAGATGTATGTAATTGAGACGGGAGATATAGAGCAAGCCCTTGACGTTGAAGAAGCACTTCATTACTATTCTCGTCTTAGAAGTCCTGTTTATCTCAACATCGTTGACAAGTTCTTAAATGATCTCTACGCCTGA
- the LOC106401292 gene encoding kinesin-like protein KIN-13B isoform X2 — translation MNGRQRSGAAAAVHHQRQLSDNLLDMSSSNGNRWLQSSGLPNFQPPANDYGYYGGGQAATRGYHQNAPRGNDFFGEPTTPQYSSRPSSQRKNTTDESEFSPGLLDLHSFDTELLPEIPVSSLLDGPSMFNPSRSQSFEDFEAYNKQQPNRSSRVLADNLAAEKERMNAVAKIKVVVRKRPLNKKESAKNEEDIVDTHSNCLTVHETKLKVDLTAYVEKHEFVFDAVLDEEVSNDEVYRETVEPVVPLIFQRIKATCFAYGQTGSGKTYTMKPLPLKASRDILRLMHHTYRNQGFQLFVSFFEIYGGKLYDLLSERKKLCMREDGKQQVCIVGLQEYRVSDTDAIMELIERGSATRSTGTTGANEESSRSHAILQLAIKKSAEGNQSKPPRLVGKLSFIDLAGSERGADTTDNDKQTRLEGAEINKSLLALKECIRALDNDQGHIPFRGSKLTEVLRDSFMGNSRTVMISCISPSSGSCEHTLNTLRYADRVKSLSKGNGSKKDVSSSTMNLRESTKIPLSSALPTPSNYDDDLNEMWTEENDDFDASDYEQEKQMWKKNVKPEPSYNVMAQERIPKPSIPMKSRDMPRPDMKKSNSDDNLNALLQEEEDLVNAHRKQVEDTMNIVKEEMNLLVEADQPGNQLDGYISRLNTILSQKAAGILQLQNRLAHFQKRLREHNVLVSSTGY, via the exons ATGAACGGGAGACAGAGATCTGGCGCAGCAGCGGCGGTGCACCACCAGAGGCAGCTCTCCGATAACCTTCTCGACATGTCTTCCTCAAATGGCAACAGATGGCTCCAATCCTCTGGTCTCCCCAACTTCCAGCCACCCGCCAAT GATTACGGATACTATGGTGGTGGACAAGCAGCAACTAGAGGGTATCATCAGAATGCTCCGAGAGGGAACGACTTCTTTGGTGAACCAACTACTCCTCAGTACAGTTCTCGTCCTTCGAGCCAAAGAAAGAACACTACTGATGAATCTGAGTTCAGTCCCGGCCTCTTAGATCTGCATTCTTTTGATACTGAGCTTCTCCCCGAG ATTCCGGTCTCTAGCCTATTAGATGGCCCCTCAATGTTCAATCCTAGTCGAAGCCAAAGCTTTGAGGACTTTGAGGCTTACAACAAGCAGCAGCCTAACCGTAGTAGTCGCGTGTTGGCTGATAACTTGGCTGCTGAGAAGGAAAGGATGAATGCTGTCGCAAAGATCAAAGTTGTT GTGCGTAAGAGACCACTTAACAAAAAGGAGTCGGCAAAAAACGAGGAAGACATTGTTGACACTCATTCCAATTGCTTAACAGTTCATGAAACCAAACTTAAG GTTGACTTAACAGCCTATGTTGAAAAGCATGAGTTTGTGTTTGATGCCGTGCTAGATGAGGAAGTATCAAATGATGAG GTTTATCGTGAGACTGTGGAGCCTGTTGTCCCCTTAATTTTTCAGCGCATCAAAGCCACTTGCTTTGCATATGGGCAGACAG GAAGTGGTAAAACCTATACTATGAAGCCTTTGCCTCTTAAGGCTTCAAGGGATATCTTAAGGTTGATGCACCACACATACAGGAACCAAGGGTTTCAGTTGTTTGTCAGCTTCTTTGAAATCTATGGAGGAAAGCTTTATGATCTCCTCAGTGAGAGGAA GAAGCTGTGTATGAGAGAGGATGGTAAGCAGCAAGTGTGCATCGTTGGTTTGCAAGAATACAGAGTATCTGATACAGATGCGATTATGGAGCTTATCGAGAGAGGAAGTGCAACAAGAAGTACTGGAACCACTGGTGCAAACGAAGAATCCTCCCGTTCACATGCTATACTTCAGCTCGCTATCAAAAAATCAGCAGAGGGAAATCAGTCAAAGCCCCCTCGCCTTGTTGGGAAACTTTCTTTCATCGATCTTGCTGGAAGTGAACGTGGTGCAGACACAACTGACAATGACAAACAGACAAG ATTGGAAGGAGCAGAAATCAATAAGAGCTTACTGGCCTTGAAGGAGTGTATTAGAGCTCTGGATAATGATCAAGGCCACATCCCTTTTAGAGGCAGTAAGTTGACAGAAGTTCTCAGAGACTCCTTCATGGGAAATTCTCGCACTGtaatgatatcttgcatatctCCAAGCTCTGGATCATGTGAGCACACCCTTAACACCTTAAGATACGCGGACAG GGTTAAGAGTCTCTCGAAGGGAAACGGTTCTAAGAAAGATGTATCATCTTCAACCATGAACCTAAGGGAGTCAACAAAAATTCCTTTGTCTTCCGCACTCCCTACTCCATCTAACTATGATGATGACTTGAATGAGATGTGGACTGAAGAAAACGATGACTTTGATGCTTCGGATTACGAGCAAGAGAAACAAATGTGGAAGAAAAACGTGAAGCCAGAGCCATCCTATAACGTTATGGCACAGGAGAGAATCCCGAAACCAAGTATTCCGATGAAGTCAAGAGACATGCCAAGGCCCGATATGAAGAAGTCAAACTCCGATGACAATCTAAATGCACTTCTGCAG gaAGAAGAAGACCTTGTGAATGCTCACCGTAAACAAGTTGAGGATACCATGAACATCGTGAAAGAG GAGATGAATCTGCTGGTTGAAGCTGACCAGCCAGGAAACCAGCTAGATGGTTACATTTCAAGACTGAACACGATTCTCTCTCAGAAGGCTGCAGGTATACTCCAATTGCAGAACCGTCTTGCTCATTTCCAAAAACGCCTTAGGGAGCACAATGTATTGGTATCTTCCACTGGGTACTGA
- the LOC106401292 gene encoding kinesin-like protein KIN-13B isoform X1 encodes MNGRQRSGAAAAVHHQRQLSDNLLDMSSSNGNRWLQSSGLPNFQPPANDYGYYGGGQAATRGYHQNAPRGNDFFGEPTTPQYSSRPSSQRKNTTDESEFSPGLLDLHSFDTELLPEQIPVSSLLDGPSMFNPSRSQSFEDFEAYNKQQPNRSSRVLADNLAAEKERMNAVAKIKVVVRKRPLNKKESAKNEEDIVDTHSNCLTVHETKLKVDLTAYVEKHEFVFDAVLDEEVSNDEVYRETVEPVVPLIFQRIKATCFAYGQTGSGKTYTMKPLPLKASRDILRLMHHTYRNQGFQLFVSFFEIYGGKLYDLLSERKKLCMREDGKQQVCIVGLQEYRVSDTDAIMELIERGSATRSTGTTGANEESSRSHAILQLAIKKSAEGNQSKPPRLVGKLSFIDLAGSERGADTTDNDKQTRLEGAEINKSLLALKECIRALDNDQGHIPFRGSKLTEVLRDSFMGNSRTVMISCISPSSGSCEHTLNTLRYADRVKSLSKGNGSKKDVSSSTMNLRESTKIPLSSALPTPSNYDDDLNEMWTEENDDFDASDYEQEKQMWKKNVKPEPSYNVMAQERIPKPSIPMKSRDMPRPDMKKSNSDDNLNALLQEEEDLVNAHRKQVEDTMNIVKEEMNLLVEADQPGNQLDGYISRLNTILSQKAAGILQLQNRLAHFQKRLREHNVLVSSTGY; translated from the exons ATGAACGGGAGACAGAGATCTGGCGCAGCAGCGGCGGTGCACCACCAGAGGCAGCTCTCCGATAACCTTCTCGACATGTCTTCCTCAAATGGCAACAGATGGCTCCAATCCTCTGGTCTCCCCAACTTCCAGCCACCCGCCAAT GATTACGGATACTATGGTGGTGGACAAGCAGCAACTAGAGGGTATCATCAGAATGCTCCGAGAGGGAACGACTTCTTTGGTGAACCAACTACTCCTCAGTACAGTTCTCGTCCTTCGAGCCAAAGAAAGAACACTACTGATGAATCTGAGTTCAGTCCCGGCCTCTTAGATCTGCATTCTTTTGATACTGAGCTTCTCCCCGAG CAGATTCCGGTCTCTAGCCTATTAGATGGCCCCTCAATGTTCAATCCTAGTCGAAGCCAAAGCTTTGAGGACTTTGAGGCTTACAACAAGCAGCAGCCTAACCGTAGTAGTCGCGTGTTGGCTGATAACTTGGCTGCTGAGAAGGAAAGGATGAATGCTGTCGCAAAGATCAAAGTTGTT GTGCGTAAGAGACCACTTAACAAAAAGGAGTCGGCAAAAAACGAGGAAGACATTGTTGACACTCATTCCAATTGCTTAACAGTTCATGAAACCAAACTTAAG GTTGACTTAACAGCCTATGTTGAAAAGCATGAGTTTGTGTTTGATGCCGTGCTAGATGAGGAAGTATCAAATGATGAG GTTTATCGTGAGACTGTGGAGCCTGTTGTCCCCTTAATTTTTCAGCGCATCAAAGCCACTTGCTTTGCATATGGGCAGACAG GAAGTGGTAAAACCTATACTATGAAGCCTTTGCCTCTTAAGGCTTCAAGGGATATCTTAAGGTTGATGCACCACACATACAGGAACCAAGGGTTTCAGTTGTTTGTCAGCTTCTTTGAAATCTATGGAGGAAAGCTTTATGATCTCCTCAGTGAGAGGAA GAAGCTGTGTATGAGAGAGGATGGTAAGCAGCAAGTGTGCATCGTTGGTTTGCAAGAATACAGAGTATCTGATACAGATGCGATTATGGAGCTTATCGAGAGAGGAAGTGCAACAAGAAGTACTGGAACCACTGGTGCAAACGAAGAATCCTCCCGTTCACATGCTATACTTCAGCTCGCTATCAAAAAATCAGCAGAGGGAAATCAGTCAAAGCCCCCTCGCCTTGTTGGGAAACTTTCTTTCATCGATCTTGCTGGAAGTGAACGTGGTGCAGACACAACTGACAATGACAAACAGACAAG ATTGGAAGGAGCAGAAATCAATAAGAGCTTACTGGCCTTGAAGGAGTGTATTAGAGCTCTGGATAATGATCAAGGCCACATCCCTTTTAGAGGCAGTAAGTTGACAGAAGTTCTCAGAGACTCCTTCATGGGAAATTCTCGCACTGtaatgatatcttgcatatctCCAAGCTCTGGATCATGTGAGCACACCCTTAACACCTTAAGATACGCGGACAG GGTTAAGAGTCTCTCGAAGGGAAACGGTTCTAAGAAAGATGTATCATCTTCAACCATGAACCTAAGGGAGTCAACAAAAATTCCTTTGTCTTCCGCACTCCCTACTCCATCTAACTATGATGATGACTTGAATGAGATGTGGACTGAAGAAAACGATGACTTTGATGCTTCGGATTACGAGCAAGAGAAACAAATGTGGAAGAAAAACGTGAAGCCAGAGCCATCCTATAACGTTATGGCACAGGAGAGAATCCCGAAACCAAGTATTCCGATGAAGTCAAGAGACATGCCAAGGCCCGATATGAAGAAGTCAAACTCCGATGACAATCTAAATGCACTTCTGCAG gaAGAAGAAGACCTTGTGAATGCTCACCGTAAACAAGTTGAGGATACCATGAACATCGTGAAAGAG GAGATGAATCTGCTGGTTGAAGCTGACCAGCCAGGAAACCAGCTAGATGGTTACATTTCAAGACTGAACACGATTCTCTCTCAGAAGGCTGCAGGTATACTCCAATTGCAGAACCGTCTTGCTCATTTCCAAAAACGCCTTAGGGAGCACAATGTATTGGTATCTTCCACTGGGTACTGA